A genome region from Fervidobacterium changbaicum includes the following:
- a CDS encoding AI-2E family transporter — protein sequence MKEKNEKSKVGENVGNPERSVFRDTWLVLVYFVFFIFLAWKVPFVVGALILGYYFSVILSVPYDYVLKKTKQRYLAVVAYVIVVLIFAYAIGSFFPIVVNQISSVLQSAQSAQFNLALPPWVLNYLNEFKTNISSFLTQLLKYVANVLPSLFTMIVLLIVTMAGIESIRFYFKERLNLLFVDDPGYGEQFILHFFGAVKRYLRGQVLVSFLSATLTTIGLYVIGVPYAMTLGILSFIGGFFPFVGLLITAVPMYLLAFTSQGVKGMIWLTVLLVVVNQTESWVYGPRIQGNNLKLHWFVILLSIFVFGSVLGFAGVLIALPILLFIREYWKFYVLPLRNRKSSYQTQQGGKK from the coding sequence ATGAAGGAAAAGAATGAGAAATCAAAGGTTGGAGAGAATGTCGGGAATCCTGAACGGTCAGTTTTCAGGGATACGTGGCTAGTTTTGGTTTATTTTGTTTTTTTCATCTTCCTTGCTTGGAAGGTGCCTTTTGTTGTTGGTGCGCTCATATTGGGCTATTATTTTTCAGTGATTCTGAGTGTGCCATACGATTACGTGCTGAAAAAGACAAAGCAACGTTATCTTGCCGTAGTTGCTTACGTGATTGTCGTGTTGATTTTTGCGTACGCAATTGGTTCGTTCTTCCCGATAGTTGTGAATCAAATCAGTTCTGTGCTCCAGAGTGCACAGTCAGCACAGTTTAATTTAGCCCTGCCACCCTGGGTGCTTAATTATTTGAACGAGTTTAAAACCAACATCTCTTCGTTCCTTACACAGTTGTTGAAGTACGTTGCAAACGTCTTGCCATCGCTTTTCACTATGATCGTGCTGCTCATCGTTACGATGGCGGGTATAGAGAGCATCAGGTTCTATTTCAAAGAAAGGCTCAATTTGTTGTTTGTCGACGATCCAGGGTACGGAGAACAGTTCATCCTTCATTTCTTCGGTGCAGTGAAAAGGTACTTGCGCGGACAAGTGCTTGTTTCTTTTCTGAGCGCGACACTTACGACGATAGGGCTTTACGTCATCGGTGTGCCGTACGCAATGACTTTGGGGATTTTGTCTTTCATAGGCGGGTTTTTCCCATTTGTCGGATTGCTGATCACGGCTGTGCCGATGTACCTTTTGGCGTTCACTTCGCAAGGCGTTAAGGGCATGATTTGGCTCACAGTTCTGCTTGTTGTTGTGAATCAGACGGAATCTTGGGTCTATGGGCCGAGGATACAGGGGAACAATTTGAAGCTCCACTGGTTTGTAATACTGCTTTCGATATTTGTTTTCGGAAGTGTGCTGGGGTTTGCCGGTGTGTTGATTGCACTTCCAATTCTGCTTTTTATACGAGAATATTGGAAGTTCTACGTGCTGCCACTGAGAAATAGAAAGTCAAGTTACCAAACGCAACAGGGTGGTAAAAAATGA
- a CDS encoding methylglyoxal synthase, giving the protein MAKIRVALIAHDKKKLDLAMFVKEWKNVFERCELFATSTTGKVIEEKIGLKVNKFHSGPYGGDLQIGAMIVNGEIDFVIFLRDPLTAQPHEPDVSALLRVCDVHNIPLATNLATAEALVLEIEKKIVKESNEDEGKE; this is encoded by the coding sequence ATGGCAAAAATCCGAGTAGCACTTATTGCGCACGATAAGAAGAAGCTAGACTTGGCGATGTTTGTTAAGGAGTGGAAAAACGTTTTCGAAAGGTGCGAACTTTTCGCTACAAGCACTACGGGAAAGGTGATTGAGGAGAAAATCGGGCTGAAGGTGAACAAGTTCCACTCAGGTCCGTACGGTGGCGATTTGCAGATCGGTGCGATGATTGTTAACGGAGAAATCGATTTTGTGATTTTCTTAAGAGACCCACTCACCGCTCAGCCGCACGAACCTGATGTGAGCGCTCTTTTGAGGGTGTGCGATGTGCACAATATTCCGCTTGCAACAAACCTCGCTACCGCGGAAGCACTTGTGCTGGAAATTGAAAAGAAAATTGTTAAGGAGTCCAATGAGGATGAAGGAAAAGAATGA
- a CDS encoding radical SAM protein, whose protein sequence is MKIVASYGKEDIAMVYLAESKNGALIEFVESVQPPIPREKKWVLIVSTMDGCPVGCAMCDAGGYYKRKLTKEEILAQILFLVNKRFGTHVPVEKFKIQFARVGEPALNDHVLGALEDLPQLLDAPGLMPSISTVAPIGREIWFERLLEIKNKYYIGKFQIQFSIHSTSVEQRDKIIPVKKWGFEKIAQYGERFVQKGDRKVTLNFALAQENEADASVIMRYFAPEKFLVKITPVNPTYRAVENGLNSDVDERGLVLKHRKFVEELERNGYEVIISVGELEENKIGSNCGQYVQRHLAAQRKLENSYVFVNENLG, encoded by the coding sequence TTGAAGATCGTTGCCAGCTACGGTAAGGAAGATATCGCTATGGTTTACTTGGCTGAAAGTAAAAACGGCGCCCTGATAGAGTTTGTTGAGTCTGTCCAGCCACCTATACCAAGGGAGAAAAAGTGGGTCTTGATCGTCTCTACAATGGATGGATGTCCGGTGGGTTGTGCGATGTGCGATGCAGGTGGGTATTACAAAAGGAAGTTGACGAAAGAGGAAATTTTAGCGCAGATTCTGTTTTTAGTTAATAAACGATTCGGCACGCACGTTCCAGTTGAAAAGTTCAAAATCCAGTTTGCGCGCGTTGGGGAACCTGCACTGAACGACCATGTGCTCGGCGCACTTGAAGATCTTCCGCAACTGCTCGATGCTCCCGGGTTGATGCCTTCGATAAGTACCGTCGCACCAATTGGTAGGGAGATTTGGTTTGAAAGACTGCTTGAGATTAAAAATAAGTACTATATCGGAAAATTCCAGATACAGTTTTCCATCCACAGCACGAGTGTAGAGCAAAGAGATAAGATCATTCCAGTTAAAAAATGGGGATTTGAAAAGATTGCGCAGTACGGTGAACGGTTTGTGCAAAAAGGCGATAGAAAAGTAACGCTGAATTTCGCACTCGCCCAGGAGAATGAGGCAGATGCATCGGTTATAATGAGGTACTTTGCTCCGGAGAAGTTTTTAGTAAAGATTACTCCGGTTAATCCGACCTACAGAGCCGTTGAGAACGGGTTGAACTCGGATGTGGATGAACGCGGGCTTGTGTTGAAACACAGGAAATTCGTTGAGGAATTGGAAAGGAATGGGTATGAAGTTATCATCAGTGTTGGCGAGTTGGAAGAAAACAAGATAGGTAGCAACTGCGGTCAGTATGTCCAGCGGCATTTGGCTGCGCAACGCAAGTTGGAGAATTCGTACGTTTTTGTCAATGAAAATTTAGGGTAA